The Anolis carolinensis isolate JA03-04 chromosome 2, rAnoCar3.1.pri, whole genome shotgun sequence genome contains the following window.
CATTTTTGAAGAACTTGTTTCATACTTGGGTTAGGCAAAGAACAATTGTTTTGCATCATCTCTTTTCCAGTTTCCTTATCAGTTCAGGAAGCACTTTTGAgacatggtcatatagcctgcTTAAAAACTTTTATGTATAGTTGTATACACCAACATTAAGGTATTCCGTTCTAGTGCTATTAGAGCTGTGGTCTCTGGACCAGACCCCAAGCCACTGGCTACTGATCCCTGGTGAGTTTCCAGAACAGAAAGAATACTGTCCTCATTGGGTACATATTTAGTGCCAGGCCCCAGAAAGTTGGGTAAAATATTATTGGTTCCTCACATCCTATAACTTGAACAGCACAAGTCTCCTCCATAATGTTACTTCTTTGGGGCACTGATATTTGAGGATCATGATGTTGTGGTTCTTCTGGGGTCAGTGGGGCAAAGCTCCATTATGCATCAACCCAGGGGTCTGTGACTCATACCACCTCGACTGTATTTAGTTATACTTGGAGGACAATCTGGCATGGCTGCTAGCTAGGTTGACACTTGAGCTTCTTTAGCATCACCTCACTCATGCCATGCTCTAGAGCAATGATTCCCaagctctggccctccaggtgtttagactTCCGTCTCCCAGAATCTCTGGCCATTGCTCAAAGTAGCTGAGGCTTCTAGGAGTTAAATCAAAATGCTTAAGAGTTTGGGGATGTTTGCTCTAGAGCATGGGTACTTATTCCTGGTATATCTATGTTGCCTGCATAGTTTATCATAATATATATCTATGAAAGCACAAGTCAACGAGGTAGTTGACCAGGGCAGAAGAATTTTTGGCAAGCAATGgagaatgtgtgttttggtgttcTTCCCTTAACATACAAGCGAGTAATACTGGCCATTGTAGTCCAATAGTATCCGCAGGTCCACAAGATTTGAGAACTAGGCCTCAACACTGGCCCAAGAGATGGAGTTTTGGACTGTAGAGAATGGAGATTTTCACTCACGGGTACCTCTTGACTTTTGGGAAATCTGTAAAATGACCATTTGCCATTCCCTCCTCTTGCAGACAAGACCATAATCATGTGGAAGCTGACCCGGGATGAAACCAATTACGGGATTCCCCAGCGGGCCTTACGGGGCCATTCTCACTTTGTCAGTGATGTGGTGATCTCTTCGGACGGGCAGTTTGCGCTCTCTGGCTCTTGGGACGGCACCCTCCGCCTCTGGGATCTTACCACGTAAGTgcactttgggggaaagaagcagGAGCACATTAGGAAGGATAAAACAACTGTTCAGAAGCCAGTTCACTTGCTCCCATTTTCCCATGTATTCAGATTTTTCATCTATATTCTGTTACTTGaggttcttttctttccttttctggaTAACTTCATGGATAGGATTTCTGTTTGCTTCCTCCTGTCCCAATGATTAGATTTGACACACATCTACTGACTCTACTGGAGTTTGCGGAGATGTCCTGCAATTATGAAGGGACAGGACAAGGGAGAAGGGATGGAAATCTTTGTTTGGTTCATTCTTGCCTGCATAGAATCATtgtagttttagttttacaacacctttagccttctcttccaaaaagtgctggtgcctcaccaaactacaaatctctgaattccatagcgttgagccatagcagttaaaaataGTGTCCAGTTGCATTCAACCTATAGTGTAGATATACCTTAGTTTCAGGCCATAATCCGCATCGGAGCTGTGGGAGGTTTGCAAGAAGGGAAATGCCAAGACAGGGAGAGGGTTAGTTGGAGCTGTGAGTTCCTCCTTCCCTGCAGTACACTGAATTTTGGGATCTCCCTCCTTATAGGGGCACCACCACACGGCGCTTTGTGGGCCACACCAAGGACGTTCTGAGCGTGGCCTTCTCTTCCGACAACCGCCAGATTGTCTCTGGCTCCCGAGACAAAACCATCAAACTCTGGAACACTCTTGGTGTCTGCAAGTACACTGTGCAGGTGCGGGCTTTTTTCCTTCCAGAATTTGGAATTGAATTTTCCTAGGGTTCAAATCGTGAATTATTCTCAAAGTGAGGCACCAAATGTAAAGGAAGCAGAGGGTGCATCtccaccaggcatgagcaaactgaccttactggctgttaggaattgtgggagttgaagtccaaaacatctggagggccaaagtttgcccatacctgatctacgcagttgaattaatgcagtttgacactactgccCTGTCTCAATGCTGTGGGGGTCTTtaaccaagctacaactccccaggattccatagcagtgagccctGGCAATGAAAGTGGTATCACATTGCATTACTtctgcactgtagatgcaccctctgtgtGCCAATAGTAGCTGCTGGTTCAGACGGTTGCCACCAATGTATCTGAAGGGGAAAAACTTTCACTGCTTTGGCCTCTTGGTTGTAACACATTACTGTGGGGAAAGACAGATTTTGGGCCTGCTTCTGCTTAGCTTTGAAGGCTTTCCTTGCTGTTACCAGTATACTTTGAACTCCAGACTCTCAGTTTGTCTCCCGTAAGGCAAGAGAAGAGGGAATCCTCTGAGTAAAACAACAGACAATGAACTCGAAGGGAAGTGAAAGGCTTGAATGTACGTTATCATTGGGTGAACTCGGAACCTGGAGGAATGACATTTTTTAAAGTACAACTTCCCAGAATTACTCAGCCAGTATCATACCTGATCATGTTGGCTGAAAGAAGTATTTCAGAAAAGTAGCAGGCATTGGATGGGCTGTGACTTAACAGGAAATACCTGAATTGTCTGTAATTAAATCTCTTCTATAAGTGGATGAAGTATAGAAGGAGAGTGGGGAGAAAGGTGTGAAATTTTGGGGAAGGTGTTGAGATGGAGATTTTCAACTGCAGAGTTCAGTTTTGCCTGTGTATTGTAAAGTGGATAACTTAACAGGATAATGTGGgttttttatgatattgtttgtGTGACTGAGCATGTCTTGGTCTGATTCATGAATCTGTCTTGTGGGGGCTTGGTATGGCTTTCAGAGAGTGCatttgcagtttgacatcagtttgACTGCCTtagttcagtgctatgaaattataggaattgtagttttacaaagtctttattcTAATGTGCTGAAGAGTCCTGGTACCTCACTGAacctcacatagaatcatagaatcatagaatagtagagttggaagagaccacatgggccatctagtccaaccccctgctaagaagcaggaaatcgcattcaaagcacccccgacagatggccatccagcctctgcttaaaagcctccaaggaaggagcctccaccacggccccggggagagagttccactgtcgaacagccctcacagtgaggaagttcttcctgatgttcaagtggaatctcctttcctgtagtttgaagccattgttccgtgtcctagtctgcagggcagcagaaaacaagcttgctccctcttccctatgacttcccttcacgtatttgtacatggctatcatgtctcctctcagccttctcttctgcaggctaaacatgcccagctctttaagccgctcctcatagggcttgttctccagacccttaatcattttagtcgccctcctctggacgctttccagcttgtcaacatctcccttcaactgtggtgcccaaaattggacacagtattccaggtgtgcaattttgggcaccacagttgaagggagatgttgacaagctggaaagcgtccagaggagggcgactaaaatgattaagggtctggaggatcacctcccaggatttcatagcatagagtcatggcagttgaagtggtatcaaactgcattaattctacagtgtaggggcATCCAGAGTCCAAAATTCACATCGTCACACAGACTTTTTGGATGCTCCTAAACCTGGGCTGAGAATGACTTTAGCGATTTTCTAGTTATTGCACTGTGAAATACAGGTGGCACTTCGAAGACCAGGACAAGATGGAAAGTTATGGTACATGCTCCCCTTCTTTGTAGCATAAGCAAAAAGAGAGGTTGCTGCTTCAGTGAAGATTAAGTGTGTATTTTGACAGGATGAGAAGGCAGGGAAAGCGTAGTAAGAGCCTATGTGAATACAAGTGCATATCCAGAGGGTTTTGTGGGGTAGGACTAGAGGCTATGTACTTTGTAAACAccttagatcagacatgggcaaacttcagccctccaggcttttttggacttccaactcccacaattcctaacagccagcaggCTGATTCTGGGATTTCaaatccaaaacccctggagagccgaagtttgcatGTGCCTGCCTTACGTGTTAGGCATTGAATGAATTGTTTGATTTATCATTGATTTTGGGGTTGTTTGGTTTGTTCTACTATTTTCCAAAGTTGTGTTGTATACTGTGATGTGTTTCTTGACCTCCGTTTTATTTCCTCTGCCCAGGACGAAAGCCACTCTGAGTGGGTGTCCTGTGTGCGCTTCTCTCCCAACAGCAGCAACCCCATCATCGTCTCCTGTGGCTGGGATAAGCTGGTGAAGGTGAGTTGCAAATTGCCTTGAAGGATGCCCCATCCCACCCTGAAACGTCGAAAACTTTGATTCTCACTCACTTCTGAAGAGCCAGAAGCAACCCAAAAATCTTGTGAAGCTGGACTTTAGAGTGAGGTGGTATCTTATAATCTCCTTTAGTGAAGCCTCAGCCTAGATCCAGGAGTAGGGGATATAGGAGCCTTACATTTCCATTTGACACTTTTGGGTTTACTATTATTTCAGTGACATTCTGTTGTTTTGTAAACATTGATATGAGGGGGTGATGCATTAAGTCAAAAGGATCCATCTCATTTTCATTGAGAGCCACATCATCCTTttgtttgccttcaaagggctgttgaatccatggattgagaatctgtggatacagagggccaactttattttctttttacatagttgtctttagtttttacctaatttgggtccccagatgttattgaatgacacctcccatcacttttgattacccACCATGTGGACTGAGGATAAGGGgaactgcaacccaacagcacttgtggctctgaggctggggaaaggttaaaggatattttaaagctgggcatcatatccacaagctttgtatctacattcaaaccccactttcctgactaaacagaagctgcagccttccaggtgttactggatcacaattcccatcaactctagtcatgatttgtaatgatgaggaatacaagaGTTAAAGTCCAGCATTGGTAGGGTTTTGAATTTGACGTGTGCATTAAGAAGACCAGCATCAAAGTAAAAAGGCTTACATACTTTCTGAAGAGAAACAAGGAAACAGATCAGAAACTTTTTAACTCTTAAGTGAACACGAGACAGATGCTTAAAATGCACCACCTAGATAATGATGTCATGTTTCAGTggccaaagaataaaataaatactccTAACATGTTTGTGATTGAATCCCTAACCCTGCTCTGGTTCTCTGTCTCATAGGTCTGGAACTTGGCCAACTGCAAGCTGAAGACCAACCACATTGGGCACACGGGGTACCTGAACACTGTGACCGTTTCCCCTGATGGTTCTCTGTGTGCCTCAGGTGGCAAGGTAAGTGCTCACAGCAATCAGAACAGAAGGACTCCTCTTCCTGTTCTGCTTTCCTGTTGTCTATGCAATAGGAGGGGGAGGTTTCTTGGGTCAAATCCAGAGtgtcaaacaacaactcccagaattctgcagcaaGTACACCTCCtggcttccttcctgccttctgtACTTTCTGAAACACTTGTGAGTGTAGAAAAAGTAATGTATCTGATGCAAGTAGGCTTCCTTTAGGATAATCTTTATGGAATTGATAGCCTTTTCTTTGCAGAAATGGGGATCAAGGATAAGGACAGATTCTTTCCAAAATATCTGCAAAGTAGAACAGTTGTGCTGACCACATAgtacagtagttcccaacctgtgggtccccagatgttttgtccttcaactcccagaaatcctaacagctggtaaattggctgggatttctgggagttgtaagcgaaaacacctgggaacccacaggttgagaaccactgacatagtaCATGGAGCAACAGGCTCAGATTCTGAGAAGTAGCATTTCTGCATAAGTAGGAAAATCAAATACGGAGTTTCAATGTACTCTATTttagtatatattatttttaatgtgttttatcagggtttttgtattttatgatgttttatttttattttttcatttctagTCTTCATTTTGTTGGTCGTCATTTAGTTTATTAAGTTACAattaggttgtttatattgtctaatgtgcattgtcttgatgtaaactgttttgtatggttttctttgggcatTTAATGGTTGCCATATATTTGGAAACCTCCCTGGATTGCTTTGATagat
Protein-coding sequences here:
- the rack1 gene encoding small ribosomal subunit protein RACK1, with the protein product MTEQMTLRGTLKGHNGWVTQIATTPQFPDMILSASRDKTIIMWKLTRDETNYGIPQRALRGHSHFVSDVVISSDGQFALSGSWDGTLRLWDLTTGTTTRRFVGHTKDVLSVAFSSDNRQIVSGSRDKTIKLWNTLGVCKYTVQDESHSEWVSCVRFSPNSSNPIIVSCGWDKLVKVWNLANCKLKTNHIGHTGYLNTVTVSPDGSLCASGGKDGQAMLWDLNEGKHLYTLDGGDIINALCFSPNRYWLCAATGPSIKIWDLEGKIIVDELKQEVISTSSKAEPPQCTSLAWSADGQTLFAGYTDNLVRVWQVTIGTR